The Microtus pennsylvanicus isolate mMicPen1 chromosome 5, mMicPen1.hap1, whole genome shotgun sequence DNA segment TTTGTGGAAACTTGTTTAGGATACACAacctggggctagggagatggctcagaggcaaagtgcttgccacacaaacataaGGACCTCAGTTTGAATCCCCAGTGCCCATTTAAAAACCTTAGTGTGGTGGCAGGCACCTGTGAGCCTAGCACTTCAGGGACAGAGACAAAAGGGTCTCTGGGGGCACCCTCGCCTTCTAATGTGTTGAATCCATAAGCTCCAAGTACAGGGAGAGATTCTGTCTTAAGAAGTAGGTGGAaagtgagagagaaggagactcaacatttttctctgccctccatgtgcaacacacacacacacacacacacacacacacacacaagcaaagcaCAACCCCCAAACTTCTGATTCCCCAAATAGGGGAAGAGCTAAGGAATTGTTGCTATGGGAGGCTGACCCAGATGGCATTGAAGTTGTATCTTGGAAGACTTTGAGCTAGTCAAGGGTTTAAGTTCTGATCAGCTGTGGATGTCAGGAAGTTAGAAGTACGTGCCTTGGAAATCTCTTCAGAGAACCTTGGAAAGACTTCTTAGAGTGGGCAGACAACACAGCAATAAGATAGAAGGGTTCTTTCCAACCAGGAGAAAGGCAGAGTATCTGCATGTATCtaagcaggaaaagaaacaaggaaatggGGTTTCACTTGAAACAAGTcaggagtgtgtgagtgtgtgtgagtgtgtgagtgtgtgtatgagcatgcgtgtgtgagtgtgtgtgaatgtgagtgtgtgtgtatgaacatgtgtgtgtgtgtgaatgtgtgagtgtgtgtgagtgtgtgtatgagcatgtgtgtgtgagtgtgtgtgtatgtgagtgtgtttgaatgagtgtgtgtgtatgagcatgtgtgtgtgagtgtgtgtgtatgtgagtgtgtttgaatgagtgtgtgtgtatgagcatgtgtgtgtgagtgtgtgtgtatgtgagtgtgtttgaatgagtgtgtgtgtatgagcatgtgtgtgtgagtgtgtgtgtgaatgtgtgagtgtgtgtgagtgtgtgtatgagcatgtgtgtgtgagtgtgtgtgtatgtgagtgtgtttgaatgagtgtgtgtgtatgaacatgtgtgtgtgtgtgaatgtgtgagtgtgtgtgagtgtgtgtatgagcatgtgtgtgtgagtgtgtgtgtatgtgagtgtgtttgaatgagtgtgtgtgtatgagcatgtgtgtgtgagtgtgtgtgtgaatgtgtgagtgtgtgtgagtgtgtgtatgagcatgtgtgtgtgagtgtgtgtgtatgtgagtgtgtttgagtgagtgtgtgtgtatgtaagtgagtgtgtgtatttctaCACCCCTATTTGTAAGCCCTAAAGAGTGGTTGATGCCCCTAGAGAGGAGCCCCACATCTGACTGGGAGTTAGGCCCACCGATAAAGAGTGGGCTTCCTTAGAGACTTACCAGACCTGACCAGCAAAGCCACAGGGGGTTGGAGGGAGGCTTTCTTTCTGCTCTACCGCAGTGGAGGACAACACTTTGTGGGCCTGAGAATGACAGTCCTCTTagcagcccccaccccagctgttCCTATCCTCCCAAGAGCCCTCCCACCTTCTCCCAAGTGGAGCCAGCTGTTGTCACCAAAGCCACCTGCCTCTTCCCTGGCCTGTGagtctccagttccagaggcctCCAGAAAGTGAGGCAGCTTGCAGAAGGAGGGAAAGCAAGACAGCCGCTAAAATTAAATGGATTGTCTGCAAAcgtgtttttaattaaaattgtgaTTCATTTTCATGGGAGAAGAGGCCCCTTAAGAACAATTGTGCTCCCTAAGTGGCAGGCGCCAAGCTTAGTTGCTTCACTCAGAgccaaagagggaagggaggtgacctggagaggcaggggtgggggtacTTTCCCTTCTGGGGTGAAGAAAGCAAAGTGGGAAGTGGGGGGAGCTGGGAAGAAAGCTTCCCGGCCTCTACTGCAGTGGGACCAAGCTTGTTGGGGACCAAAAGCTGggattctgtgttttcttttgttccataAGATTGTGccaccttctccctccttttcttatCCCAGGAGGTCCCCAGCCACCAGCtttgacagagaagacagagccaCCTACAGTCTTGGCTTCGGGGCAGCCAGGGTAGGGGAGAGATGGAAtctaggagagagagggagagggagagagggaggggaataggaaggaagagaggagagagggagggggagagaaagggaaggagggaaggagggaaggagggagggagggaggaagggagggaaggagggaggacagagaagtCGGTGTGAGACCgactttgaaaagcaaaaaagtGAACTCTGTGTGGGCTGCTGCTCTGACGTCAGCAGAACCCAGAGCCCGAGACATCCGCCCCGCACACACCCGGTCCTCCCCAGCATTTCAAGGAACTGCTGTACACACTGACACCCCTCCCTGTCTTGGATTCTTCCCCTGGGGAGTGCAAGCATAGCCTACGAATTGGGGTTCAGGGGCTGCCATGCAACGACCGGCTGGAAACTGATCTTTGCACCAGCAATACCGACTTGTGGGGATGCCACCCTGTGGACCCTCCGTTGTGTCCACTGCTTGAGTTTTTGAGGTGGTCATGTCCACTGCCAGCATCTTCCGGGACCACTCCAACCATCCCCAAGTCCAGACCAAGGCCTCCGTCATGGGCCACAGTCTCCGTCTTATGAGCGGGAGGAAGAGTCCCTCGCCCACACACACCCAGGGATTGATATCTAGTTCGTATTTTTTCGCTTTCAAGGTTTCTGTTTAAGGGCCAAGAGATTTCTAAGtcaaaagaaattaattaaaatcctGCTTGTCCGGGACGGCGGGTTTGTACAAAATCCCAATGTTAAAGCAGCTGGAAAACGCTAGAAACACGGAGAGCGTTAGACAGAAACTTGTGCAGGACAGAAAGACTGAGAAATCTATATTTCGGACAAAGAAGGCAAGATCAAAAAGGACTCAGGACCAGAGGCAGGTCACTTAGGGACAAAAtgccgccccacccccacctctgccccGCAAAGTTCTTTGGCCAGAGTGTCAGTGGTGTGCGGgccccctcctccctgctcttccGGGATGGGACTCGCATCCTAACCCTGAGACTCATCATTTGCTGGACCTTCTCTTtttctgtgcgtgtgtgcgtgcgtgtatgtgtgtgtggttttttttatctttcaaataTAGGACAAAAATACACTTAATCatcatagatatatatttttcactCTCACCACATAAATACAAAAACATCCAAAGAGCCAAGACATCCAGAACACAGTTAGTAGCCAGGATTCAGTGACACCTACCCGCGTTTGAATCGTTCGTTATTTTCTTCACTATTTACCTAAGAgcgaaagagagaaaaagagagagaaaggaacaaaaaggaaaaaaaagtgaaacaagaaaagaaatgggaaaaagaaaagggaaaaacctTCGCATGTAAATAATTTACAATAAAGTTACTAATTTTCCTTTAACGTTTTGCGCTTGTTTCAGATGGGTGAATACATTCTCGACACTGAGGCACCTCGCGCTGTGAGCCTGTGGTTTTGGTTAAAATGCAGTGGAGGTGGCTCTGGGGGCTGGGGTTGTGGTTAGGGCTGAGGCTGCGCCCACGTGGTGGTGGTAAGGGTTCTCACTCTGAATGACACCCTGGGGTTGAGGAGGAAGAGGTGTCTGGTGTGCCATGCAGGGAACCACTGGCAGCCAGGAACTAGAACTGGTGAAGGCCACACCGCCGGACACCCCAACCTGTCCTTCGGAAGGCAAGGGCTAGGAAATCCGGGAGCTTCCTGCATCATGAAAAGCATTTGTAGGTAGAGTACAGAAGCCGAAGCAGCAGGTGTTGGGGTGTTGATTTACTTCCAACCCCAGCCCTTCTGCTGTAATTTCGTTTCTGGTGGACTGCCACCAGGCACCGCGCTCTCATGGGAGGAACAGGAAGCTATGGGTCAGGGCTCTgaagcacccccccccaaaataagaTCCTGAATCTTGCTTTGAATCTTCTAGGCATCACTGGCCTTTCCTCTTTAAGTTCCTAGCTAAAGTCACAGCACTCTGGATTTTAATTTTGAACTGCCCCGTGGTGCGGTCTCTAGCCCGAATTTCTTATACTTTGCAAACTCAACTATTTATGAGTGTTTAAAAATAGGTAACACTTCATCTGGTGTTATGTAACAATTACCCTTGTTTTATTGCTGTTATATCAAATTTATTACCTCCTTTGCCTAGCAAGACATTTGATTTATCGTTTCTCGGGGTCGAGGAGATAGCGATTAGAGCttccttaaaaggaaaaaaacctcaTCAACTCTTCGGACAAGAGTTTGCACCAATTATCCTGAGGTCTAAAAACCCGGGCCAGGAACTCCCAAAAGCCTTGGTTTCTTTGACAAGAGGGGATAGGccctttttttgggggaggggggtctaAAGAAACCAAGAAGCGTTCTCAGTCCCTGATGGCCTGCGAACATACTTCATCTTGCAAAAACTCATAGGAGCAGTGCGCAGCGTCCCTTATCCAGagcaggggcggggggggggggagcgctgACTTAGGCTCTGTCTGTTCCTTCCCTGGCTGGCAAGGCTGGGGGAACCAGGTTGCTAATTCGGGTATTTCGCCCCAATTCTTTGGATCATTCCTGGTTTCAGAAGGAAGctggggttggagggaggaaggaaaagtagAGAGAACAAAAACAGCTCAGTTGGGATGAAATCAGTAGCCTGTGGGGAGGGGGAGCCGGGTGAGCAGTCAGAGGCCTAGTGGGGGCCAGGAAGGCCAGCACAGGAGCACTGGGCGCCTAATGCGCGTGTGAGTCCATAAATACCACCACAATAgatgttataaatataaatacagggTAACACTTAACATCAGTCCAGCGCTTTTTTCTCGGCCCCTTCTTTATTGTTGGTCCGGGAGTAAGGCTCGAAGGCCGAGGAGCTCAGGTACCGGGCAGAAAGTTCTTGCAAATTCCCAGCTAGCGAACCAGCCATCGTCAACGGGGCGGAGGACAGGCGGCTGGCAACAGAGCCTAGAAGCGACGGCACCGGCAGGCTGAAGAGACCGTGGCTGGCAGCGGGTGCTCCCGCGTGCAGTCCCCCCGGCCCTGCAGGCCCTGGGCCGGGAGCGCCGCCCACGGCTGGCGGGTGCTGAGACGCAGCGCCTGCGGGGCCCGGGGCAgtagcggcggcggcggccgagcCCGCCGCAGCGCCAGCACTCAGAGCTGGGAGACTGGGCCCGCGCAAAGCCGAGCCGAGAGCGCTGGTGGCACAGGGCGGCAGCAGGGCAGGCAAGCCGGGCGGCGACAGCAGGCGACCCTGTTCCAACAGCCGCAGCACACTGCACGTGGCAGCGGTCTCTGACACCACGGAGCGCAGCTCGGAGTCCTTGCCCTGGTCCTTCTTCTGCTTGGTTCGCCGATTCTGGAACCAGACCTTCACCTGAGCGTAGATATGCAGCAGGAAACGTGGAAGAGAGCAGCAGGAAAGAGCAGAGTCAAAGGCAGcaggggttttttgggggggaggggttgggggtACCTGGGTTATTGGGACCCTCCCCTAACCCCAGCCCTAGCCGCAGCCCCACCCCACGGCAGAGGATCAAGGCTCCAAAGCTGCTAGCGGAGCAAGAGCCACCACGAGGGGGACACTGTTCCACTGGGCTAAGCTTCCGGGTCACGCAAGCAGGCCTAGGTCAGAGAGGGtcacaaaagcaaagaaatgaactGTCCGTCCACCACACTaacaaggaaggaagacagatatTTCACTGTGCTGCTGCGATACTCTCGGAGGTGTTTTGTGTTCACAAACCGGTGAATCAGCACAGCTTGAAATCCTAAGGCCTGGGAAGGTtgtgcaggaagcagaggtggctGGGAACACTGTTTTTCAGCCTTTCTAGATCCAGGTCGATAGACCAATGAGTTCAAATTTGGCCACAGAAAATCTATCTGTGCCTTTTAGAGACTCTCAGGGGTTGTTTCTTGCTTGTTAGGCCAAAGACTGACCACCAACCAGCCTTAGAGAGAGAAGGTGGGTGGAAGCAGGGTGGACTTCATAGGCCAAGCTTTCTCCACCTTAATGATACTCTTATAACTACCACTTCCTCTGTACTCTATTGAGGACTTTGGAGTCATGGAGACTTAGAAGCCTGATGTAGACTAAATACATGCCAATGCCCGGTTCcccttccatctcttctgaccTAGAATAGAGGGCAGCGGCTatattggaaaaataaataaacatcctATTTAGATTTTTGCAAGCTAAAGGGGATTAACACAGACAGTAAAACACGTTACTATGCCGTCTCAAACTCAGATTTTCCCCACCTATCCTATCTTCGGTTCTCAGTATTCAGCCAGGATTTTAGGCCTAAAATGCTCTCCACTTGCTTCAGGGCTGGGCATAGgaaaagagaccagagagagagagctgaggaaCTGTTGGTACACTCTGGTCAACCCCCAAACAGCCCACACAGGGAAAATCCTCTCAGCCTTGTCGTGTAAAGCTCATGACTCTTGAGGTCAGTTCCAGAGCAGCATGGGACTTTAAGGCAAGGAGAGAATCTTAGCAATGTGCAGTGCTGGCTCCCAAGTCACCAGCCCCACTGAGGATCCTACACTCTGTCTGTCATCACAGAGGACAGTACCTCTGAGGTTCCCAGAGTGATGCTCAGGGCTGCCTTTTTAAAGGAATAGGGGCTGCCATATTTGCAAAGGCCGGTCTTAGAGAGCTGGCACCGCTTTCTAATCCTTCTTCTTGCAGAACTGGTGTGTTGGGTAATCCTAAAAGTCCCCAAACGGGATGTTACTGGGAATATATTCCCAGTATATATTCAAGATGGTATATATTCAAACGGTGGCGCTCGGGAGAGGGTCCGAT contains these protein-coding regions:
- the Vax1 gene encoding ventral anterior homeobox 1 translates to MFGKPDKMDVRCHSDTEAARVSKTAHKESREIKGAEGSLPAAFLKEPQGAFSASGASEDCNKSKSNSSADPDYCRRILVRDAKGSIREIILPKGLDLDRPKRTRTSFTAEQLYRLEMEFQRCQYVVGRERTELARQLNLSETQVKVWFQNRRTKQKKDQGKDSELRSVVSETAATCSVLRLLEQGRLLSPPGLPALLPPCATSALGSALRGPSLPALSAGAAAGSAAAAATAPGPAGAASQHPPAVGGAPGPGPAGPGGLHAGAPAASHGLFSLPVPSLLGSVASRLSSAPLTMAGSLAGNLQELSARYLSSSAFEPYSRTNNKEGAEKKALD